From the genome of Nicotiana tabacum cultivar K326 chromosome 2, ASM71507v2, whole genome shotgun sequence:
CAGACTAGCCTTTCCCTTAAATTTCTCTTATTTGTGTTGGCTCTATGATTTTGCCGGGTATGCGACTTCAGTAAGGAAAATCAGGGCGATTTGCACAAATAGTATCATTTCGGGCTACTGTTTATCTTTTGTACCTCTTTAAAGAATTTGTGCGAAAATAAGCCTTTTTAAGTTTAATGGAAAATAAACTTGGACTATAATACTCTCCAACCTAAAATAGCCGAGCAGGATACTCGAACTTTAGATCAAACACCACCAAGATTTCGCAATCAAATTCAGTAAAAGTATAATTCAATAAGTTAGGAGCACCTTCTCCTATTGTTTAACAATTTCAGCCAAACTTCTAGTACATTTATGCAAACAGATgacttccaaaaattcaaaagatGATGAAAAGGCTAAATCGTATGGGTCTAAGCAAAAGTCCAgcagtaaaaaaaaaaacacagTTAAATATTTTATCTCTATGTGAATTAGTTTGAGAAGTGAAAAGAACCTTAATGTCAGGAATTCTGACTGCATAATTTCAATTCAGTCTAGCATATCTGCTAACGAATAGACAATTACAGTAATAAATTTATAATGTAATCCTAGTCAATATCTAATATAACTGAGATGAGTAGTTATCTGAAGATGCTCATGGCAGTATCTACTTTCAAGTTTCAAGGGCTAAATTGATTCTTGAATTCCAGTACCgtacctaacggattaaggttgCTACTCTTTCATGTAACACTAGTCTGCATTATTCATTGCGCCACCCCTCTCTGTAAACATTTctgagaaaaaaagaaggaaaaaacaaCCTATATAAAGATCATATTATCCTCCAatcttttgttctaattttaCTGGATATATTTGAAAGAACTCAATCTTCTTAATTCTCAAAACCATAATAGATTTTAATACAAAAAGACACTGTTTTACTTGCACCTAAGAAAGAAAGCAAATTATGTAACCCTGGGCTTAACACATGCATTGCTTATAAGCATGCATGTGTTACGTAGTTACAAACATAGACATTTATAAGTATTCATACAAGCACAAATGAGTTCTTTTTAGTAAGTCGTACAAACAAACAGGTGCACGTAACTTTGGAAACTAAGATAATTCAGTAATTATATCATATCCTAAATGAAGCTGCACCATATAAAGAGGTATTCAAAAACTGCAGAAAATATTGCATGCACGTGTTTACCTATTATGCAGGTAATACATACACATTTATGCATATAATATCAACACATTTCTCCCACTAAGTTGAGCACATAATACAGTACACATAACCTAGCAAATAGATCAGCAATTATATCAAGAACTAAAATGAAGCAGCACCAGTAAAGGGGTATTCAGAACCAGCAGAAAATATCCAACAAACCAAATTTATGGATATAAGCTACTCAAAACCAACATGAGTAGTAAGTTATGTTTAGCTTCGAGGTCTTGCTAAATCTTATTATCATCGAAAAGCAAGAAAAAGCATCAAACTTACTAAATATAGAAGAACTAAAAACCATTGTTTTCTCTATCTGAGAACGGTTCCTTATTTTTAAGTTCCGCTCAACTCTCTTGAGCACATCAAACAACCAGATGCAGAAAGACGCCACCAGTCGGTTCACCCAGCCAAACTGTAACTGATTACTGCAGCCGAGCGAGCACAGAGTGCACGGACTATAACTTGTAGAATAGCCAATGCATCCCTCTTGCAAATGGGGCAAGAGTTCTTGCGCTCGATCCACTTTTTAATACAATCAACATGGTATAAATGGTCACAATCAATTTTTGCAAGTTCTTCCCCGTCGCAGTAGTCATCCTAATACACAAAtgaccaaaaagaagaaaaaaaggttaGAATCAAACTTAAGTAAGCTGAcagatttggggggggggggttctgaaATTAGGTGCTCTTTACCAAGCATATGCAGCAGTTCTCCTTGCTCTCAAGAGATGTTGACGACTCGTACTTATGCAGCTTAACGCTTAAATCAAAAGCTCTTGCTCTCCATCCAGCACTAACATTTTTCAGATACCTGTGTAGTTTGAATAATTCCTGAAAGATAAAACACTTTGTTACAGGATGTCATCTATTCAAAGGAAGATTCAAAGTATGCTGTACCAAACACTAATTTATTGTGTTTCTAAAGCATTACCTCAGAAGATAAGATACCCTGCCCggcatcttcatcttcatcttcatcttcgtccacatcttcatcttcatcttcatcttcatcttcatcttcttcgtcttccAATTCATCGTCACTTTCCTGAAATGATAAACTCACTTAGGAGCAGACTCATTGAACACCATACCAACAACAAAATTGCATGACAAATATATAAGAGCAGAAGAGAAATTCTAGCCTTAGCTCTGGGTTATACCAAAGTGAGAAGGAAATCTGCGACAAACTTCCCTTCCTTTTTTAAGTTTCTATTTTTTAATGAGTGACAAGCTCTTAATTGAGTTGAATGAATAACCCGACAGCATTGTTCTTATTCAGTTGCAAACAGAAGGTAGACAGTAGGTAGAGAATACAACTACTCTTACATAATCAAGCAACAGAAGAAGTTACTCATGCAAACATAATAATAAATTATTGGGTTGCAATATTCAGATGCTAGTAACAATTGGTGTTAAAACTGATAAATATCATTTTATATGGAACTAAACGTGTGCACATAAAATGAAGCTCAACTGAAAAGTCACATCATTCCTATTCGTATTCATATAGACAAAAGTACACAAAGCCCTTGTTTTGAGTATAAAGAATTGGTGTTGGCATTCAAGTTCCTGAGCTAGGTCAGGGTAGAACGCTAACTTCGTCTATGATTTATTTATCTTCAATTAAGTGATACTCTGTCTTTTTCTTTGGAATAATGTGAAATTTAGGTTATTGGAAAGTTACAGAAAACTAGTACTCAGAGAAAACTTACAGGTTAGCAAGATTTTAAGAACCAGTGGCTAATACATGTATTTGTAATTAATGCAACTCAACAAGGAATTATtggaaaataacaataaaattttCTGAGGAAGCAACTTTTTCCTAAGCAGGAAATACCTAAAATACTTAAAAGTGTACAATTAAGTTTCAAATCAAGTATCAAACACGGTGATGTTGATAAGACATGGCAGAGATAAACAAACAAACTGAAATAGAGTATTTCTAAAAACATTGGATGGGTAGAAGGGAGATATCAAACAAAGGGGAGATTAGCAAGAAAATATTCTAGAGAAAAATTTCATCATCTCTAAATCCTtttccaaaatcaatatccataaTGAGCCCAATTTTGTTAAGGAATAGATGGCTAAATAATATAGAACCACCAACATAAAAAAGAGGAGTACGACTGAAACCTTAGTAAAGTGAAGAAACTTAACTGGAATCATGAGAGCAAGATTATTTCGAATCAAGGAAGTCAACGCTGCTGTTGTTTCCTGCAGTCCCTGGATCACGGACACAATACTCTCAACCATCCGTTCAGGAGTATTTTCAACTCTTACCCTATAAGCAGGAGTTGAATTAGTAGCAGCATTAAGAGTTCCGTTGAAGGTCAAGTTGCTGTCACCATTAGTTCCGTAGCTCTCCATCTGAGgtgcaataagaaatgaattgcTGTTTGTTAGAACAATTGGTTGAGATATTGAAAGAAGGGTAGCTTAGTGAAGAGCTTGAaaatctctccttttttttttctaaagaagGTAAGAGAAGAGCTAGAAATTTCTTTTCAGCAGAATTCCGGAACAAACTAGGAGGATGAGGTAACACCAATGTAAACCACCAGTACAGTAGGTGATGGGAAAAACTaaagggcagcccgatgcactaagctcccgctatgcgctgggtccgaggaagggccggaccacaagggtctattgtacgcagccttatcctatatttctgcaagagactgttttcacggctcgaacccgtgactccctggtcacatggcaacaactatACCAGATACGACCAAGGCTCCCCTTCCGGGTGATGGGTAAAACTACCTCATTAAAAGACATTCTAAGttgaaatataaagaaaaaggtaGATATACTATTAAGCTCCAAACCACTCTCGAAAAGCTcgtagtttttttattttatttagttgGAACAAGCTAACTCCTGTAAATAGCCCGGTTATGTTTCGGGATTTTGTTAGCGCTCTGATTCTAGAATAGGCCTGATGTACTAGAGCTAACATTTTCTTTTTTGTGTTTCCTCTTTTGTACTTCAGCATCTACTTGATGCATTATTAAAGAAACAACCTACTTCACAAAAAAACGGTAGATATACTATTAAGGGTTGCAACTAACATGCCCAACTAGGTTAGTATTAAACCAACCCAAGACAACGCTAAATCCTTTGGGTGGGGGAGGagggaaagggaaagaaaaacaaaaacttctCTCGGAATAGTTATTTTGCATTCTTAGATACGCGGATGATAAATCATAAATGCAACTCGGAAAGTACTATACCAACCCAAGCCAAGTCCGAACACCTAGAGGTTAAAGAAAGGAAGAGAAGGAAAATTGAAACTTAACTTAGCTATTTGGCGTTTAGTATTAGGAAAATTGTTTCCATATGTTCCCACATTcggaaaactagttaaaaactaTCCGGAACCTCACTAAACATGCATTTCCTTTAAGCCGTTACTCATTATTTTTCACTACTTCACGAAAAAAATCAATATTTCATAATTGAAGAGTAAAGTAAATTTCACATTAAGCCAACTTCCGGAAAAAACAAAATTGCAAAAAGGGAATTATCCCATAAACCGTTTACAAGAAAACACAGTTGCCAGAGAAGTAGGTAAAGGAATATTTACCTCAAGTGTTGCAAATGTTCCCTTAAGTAGATACGAGATAGAGAAACTTCAGTTGTCTGCAAAAATAAAAGTCATAGCTCAGGCTGACGAACAACAAAAGAAGTTTAGTAGTATCTGGAAGCAGTAAGTAGTGTTTGATAAACTGCAAAGTAATTCGAACTCTCTTGCCCGAGAGCAGCATCTAGCCAATGATTTTTTTCATTATAAGCTAGTGTCCTTCAAGAAGAAAAGGAGCATCATCCTTAATCTGAACTAAAAGATCAATGACAATCACCCGAAAAAGTTTGTTACACATGTAACTTGTCAATTAGTCGATCAACTTTGCTAATCCCAAATTACTTGGGGTTGGCTATATGAAACCTTTGAATCTACTCCACTCTATTAAAGATAAACTGTTCCCCAAGTTATTTATCAAAATAGACCCTTTGTTACTACTCCAAGAAGCCCAACTGTTGAAACAGTTGATCAGTTAATAGTAATCCGAGCCAATGACTTTGAAATAGATTGAAAAGGTCTAGATGCTCAGTAGTTACATCCCAACAATATTATTAATAGAAAATGGTACATAGAGACGTATTCCTTTAAACAAAGATTATCTTTAAAAGATAAATGGATTAAAGATTTAAAAAGAATCAAATGTGATATTGAATTCTTTAAGTGGTTTGAAATAACAGGACAGATTCCAAATCAAAAGGAATCCCTTCAAATGTTAGTTAATAAATGAAACCCCTTGCTCTTTTAGTATTCAAAAGGTTCACCATAGGTAGACtaataacattaaaaaaaaaaaaaaaaaggagtaaaAGGGGTAAAAACAACAAGGAAAACATAAGAGCAGAAGTTACTTCATCTCTAAATAGGAGAGATTTCAAATGCTAACATATAACAACTTTCATAAGGCTTTTTTTTAATAACcgtggtgtccgggccagcttTCGTGCACTTCGACTATTTCTACGGAATACATGTcacctcccaccagcaacaggTACCAAGTAATTTTGTCCACCAGATAATATTATACATTCAAAAAATGAGCACCACCATTAAGTTCATGTTAAATCTAAAGGATATAGCACATGCTGCGACTCATCAAGGGCAAGGGCTTTAATTGACCCAAACCAAAGCAAGTACCTAATGCAAGTAAATTTTACTTTCTtggtttcttttttccttttttggttccttttttccctttttaggggGTGGAGGGGTGGAGAATAACCAAAGATTAGGCTTAGATATCACAGAGATCTACCAACATCATAAAACCATGAATACATATTATAACAATTACAATCTAAAATCCTTAAGCAGAACAAGGCAAAAAACTATAACTTTCTGTTAAGAGTCTAGGAAACCACAGATGTAATGATAAAGAATGACACAACTCAATCTAAAAATATAATCTATGACAGATCGTGGCCATATCTCATCAAAAACAAAATCTAATGCCAAAAAACATTAAGTaggaaataaatataaatatatgattaataaaaaaaggtaaaaaatacaTGAATACATGCATGACCATCAAGGTAATAGATTCAATGGTTTAATCAATGGCGGAGCCAGGAACTTCGTTAAAGGGATTAAAAAACGACAGGAATGACTCATTTGGAATTTGAATCTACGACTTAAAATTTTCTGAACCCCTTTATTAGAACACTAGAGGTTTCTCTTATGTAAAGGGGATTCAATCgtttatatataaataaataaaaaattacccTACCTACGGAGTATACGAAGGGGATTCAATTGGACCCCCTTCCCAGTAGGTGGCTCCGCCCCTCTGTAtaatcaaaataaaacaatttgaTTATTCTACATGAAAACACTACTTTTTGCATCAAATTTATTAACATACACCACACATCAAACAATAAATCAAGAAAACAATTGAGAGAGGTTTATATCAACAAAGACTTTTTTTCTCACAAAAAACTAACCCTTGAAAGCAGAGATTAACACTCACCAAAATATCAAATGCTTTGGCTGCAAACAAAGTAAATGGCAGAGGGAAAAGGGACTATTTAATAAAACAATGAGATTACAGTAATAAAGATTCATGAATTGAGGATTAGAACGACCTTAAAATAAATGGTGTGCACAAGTTGGCCAAGACACAACcgtcataaaaaaataaaaaaataaaaaaataaaaagaacagccttaaaaacaagagaatatagcaatcaaaattcaaaaaattgagGATagtaacaaaattaaaacaaGAGATTACAGCAAATCAAAAGTCAAGAATTGAGGATAGTAATAAATTTAAAACAAGAGATTACAGCAAATCAAAAGTCAAGAATTAAAGAtggtaaaaaaattaaaacaagatATTACAGTAATCAAGATTCAaaactcaaaagttaaggataggaACAACCTCAATTAGAGCACTCATTGATGagttcatactgacttcttaaaTTTTTCTATGTCAATTAATTTCAAATTCGAATCGGTAAATTGTGTGTGCATTCACTTTCAAGTATTACTTATTAAGtttgtattaaaaaataataaaaaactttATCACGTACATATATTTCAATTTATCTTGTTGAAttataaaatagaaaaatatactGCTAATGATTTGAAGTTGGAATTCTACTTATTAAAATAGATTAATAAAAACTAATATTGTAACGAAACAATAAAGAAGACTATTGCAAAGAAAGATACCTAGAATGCTTATTGATTTTTTGGATCAATTATAAcgaaagagaatattctatttatagggaaaaagtgaTTTAGCCACCAAATAACAAAACCTAAAATTTCTCttacaattttatttataacactccccttgaatgtctattcaatagATAATgcgtctcgttaaaaccttaattaAAACAAACCTAAATGAGAAAAAATtttagtaaaggaaaaagagtacacttATCTAACAATACACCGTTTGGTTGCTTCGTTAAAAATCCTACAAGaaaaatccagtgggacaaaatcttgtaagggAAAAGATTACacttatgatcattttgatcatgtGCTCatttctttatcaagaagttttatttgaaaccgatttgtctatacaCTTTAAGCGTACCATCAACTTTGTCTTTTtaggacttattctaataggagcatttgcagtaAGAATATAGTCACTTTCTTTGGGTTAGCAAATTCGTCTGGCATGTTTTacaatatattgcagatgaattatctttttatgaacttcaagttcatattatcttattcgagtatctagatgtacaaatgataattcattccgcgtaactttttctcaactgtttatcatTTCTCCCCCTCatattagaaaaactaacttgctttcTTAATTTTGGAAACACACCTTTGTATGTTATGGTGTTAATTAAAATATACAttgcacatcaataataataagataaaacTATTTAGTTCCTGACCTTGAACCACttgtgagggagaatgtaatatacttccGTATATAACATATATCAAACCGATATaaataactttgttctcataagcaatagtttagctattaagtggggACACTCAATAAATCActttgctaaaccaactgtgatgtaaaccaacttatcaagatgaactgtcttgaataGATAATCTAGaatatgctctaaattaaattattgagcaagttatcTGGCAAACACCATGTTGCgcgttaataataatcgcacatgtaaccatctcatagatgcaacttatgtggtatacatagcaggggaatgggcccatattcacctttgatatttccagcattcatgggattcaatcccaattttagttcgtctattaattaatgagaacaagcaacataagagaattcgtaaatAACTTTCTAGTTCTtaaatatttacccatgtgaattctcttttatttttgcacatcatacttaaattgatatggctaaactagttatgccaactgaataaattatcaatattgataaactttaagtttacaccatgacgtgtgtaattatcaataaactccaagtttattatgatatgggtttttatatcaataaacttctactttattatggtattttttttatttgtgtagtataaattagaaaataaagcgggtagcttttcacatacatattaccccgctacaagttaaagtaatagaagatattaaatattttctatatttatagtctcaatgtaaccaaccgctttcgcgaatgctttagaaactcaataaatttctttgagacttactatgacacaataccttattgataatcaattttatttctccaaaataatataattagctctttcagagctctcaattaatttgtactaccacatattcatcaatatccatatggtgaatatctctttcaaggagaaagctataccattatggtcatggtcaaaattattATAGGCAAGATATGTTGCTTCCATTACTTTTGTCTTGTAATAATCACATTGTCATAATACTTTGACATAATCACAATAGGTACGCGATCAGTGATCATTCAtgtcataataataaaattattcttaaatgggatatattaggttaATGAACCAAAATTAATAACAACGGAGAATATTTATGATAAATTATCAGTCTGAGACGAACTAACATTGATGCATACAAAATGacatgaccccaaacagaagtgggtaacctcattttcatgagtaacggtcttgctatcaattgcaaacgtttaatcaaagactctgcaaggccattttgagtgtgaacatgagctacaagaTGTTTCaattttatcccaattgataagcaataatcatcaaatgcttgggatgaaaactcaacAGCATTATCGAGTCTAATAGTGTAACGACCCGtgcggtcattttgagtattacagtctcgttcccccatttactgctcattttgtactttacaaatgttatgtgacttgtcggggtagttggttcaggtccggtgaggtttcaGAATGGATTGAGATATTTAGTCTCAAAGATAAAAAcctaagttaaaaaggttgaccgaatgttgacttatgtgtaaacgactccaaaatagggttttgatgattccaatagctttctatgttgattttggacttaggcatgtgTCCGGATAATTATTTgaaagtctgtagttaaattaggtttgaaatggcgaaaatggaaaattaaaagtttggaagtttgactgggagttgaatttattgatatcagggttggaataCGATTCagaaaattgaaataggtctgttatgccatttatgacttgtgtgcaaaatttgaggtcaatcggacttgatttgataggtttcggcatcgaatgtagaagtaggaattcgttagtttttattaggcttgaattggatacgattcatggttttagcattgtttgatgtaatttgaggcctcgactaagttcatatgatattttagaacttgttggtgtatttggttgtgGTCTCGGGGGCCGGTGAGTTTcgtatggttaacggatcgaaatcgGACTTAGAACAAAGCTAGAAATTTTCTGCCTTtgggtgcaatcgcacctgcagaactaTTCTCGCATGTGCActgccgcaggtgcggctggcaAGGCTTAGAAGCGGATTTGGGGCTGGCCTGGGGTTGGATCGCAGGTGCGTGAAGACTTCCgaatctgcgagcccgcaggtgcgagccaggctccgcagatgcgga
Proteins encoded in this window:
- the LOC107796750 gene encoding uncharacterized protein LOC107796750 isoform X2 encodes the protein MESYGTNGDSNLTFNGTLNAATNSTPAYRVRVENTPERMVESIVSVIQGLQETTAALTSLIRNNLALMIPESDDELEDEEDEDEDEDEDEDVDEDEDEDEDAGQGILSSEELFKLHRYLKNVSAGWRARAFDLSVKLHKYESSTSLESKENCCICLDDYCDGEELAKIDCDHLYHVDCIKKWIERKNSCPICKRDALAILQVIVRALCARSAAVISYSLAG